A single region of the Pelobates fuscus isolate aPelFus1 chromosome 4, aPelFus1.pri, whole genome shotgun sequence genome encodes:
- the TMEM71 gene encoding transmembrane protein 71 has product MDEAPPMMSTPKSSKYSTFPGILHSYHLSSLTIPHLDSSFLWDITQLPSKLFNDFSPSNTYDLDGMESNPSTSFNKTMCRLFSSCRHSLRLLSNGYYVVDDSSVLYNEDGSVIISPTKPNVSYKENSVRIFRKRRKQLTLRKLEIDNMECKESDSDSEDDNWDPQRGDYNFSREIMPVTSYPLGVLLDPMEDSVTADETQDSLSHFSSEEFLSINNESDKQKTWIGKAALFSLFFLLLLCARFLMAGHAGLLTALLLLVIIYFALPQTRITEAQSNQNVHEENVIHRR; this is encoded by the exons ATGGATGAAGCACCTCCCATGATGTCTACTCCTAAATCATCCAAAt ATTCCACGTTCCCTGGGATATTACACAGCTACCATCTAAGCTCTTTAACGATTCCTCACCTAG ATTCCTCATTTCTCTGGGATATTACACAGCTACCATCTAAGCTCTTTAACGATTTCTCACCTAG TAATACCTATGATTTGGATGGTATGGAGTCTAACCCCAGCACTTCCTTCAATAAAACCATGTGCAGACTTTTCTCTTCCTGCCGGCACAGTTTGCGCTTACTATCGAATGGCTACTACGTTGTGGATGACAGCTCAGTTTTGTATAACGAGGATGGAAGTGTAATCATCAGTCCAACAAAACCTAATGTATCCTACAAAGAGAATTCCgtcag GATCTTTCGAAAGAGGCGTAAACAGTTAACGCTAAGAAAACTAGAGATTGACAATATGGAGTGCAAGGAATCCGATTCGGATTCGGAGGATGACAACTGGGATCCTCAGAGAGGAGATTACAACTTCAGTCGAG aaATTATGCCGGTAACGTCGTATCCTCTCGGGGTTTTACTCGATCCCATGGAAGATTCGGTCACTGCTGATGAAACACAAGACTCCCTGTCACATTTTTCATCTGAAGAATTCCTGAGCATTAACAATG AATCTGATAAACAGAAAACTTGGATCGGAAAAGCAGCGTTGTTTTCCTTGTTCTTCCTCTTATTGCTGTGTGCAAG GTTTTTGATGGCAGGACACGCTGGTCTGCTGACAGCTTTGCTCCTGCTCGTTATTATCT ATTTTGCTCTTCCACAAACAAGAATTACTGAAGCTCAAAGCAATCAAAAT